In Xiphophorus maculatus strain JP 163 A chromosome 17, X_maculatus-5.0-male, whole genome shotgun sequence, the genomic stretch TGTGTGAATGGAGCCGGCTGTGATATTCAGTAGGACAGTCAAAAACTCATgaccacactggtactgggatTTCCACAGAGCTTGGTCTTCCATTAAACGCACTCTTCACTAACCTTACAATGACCAGGTCAACGGCTGATGTCCGATATTGCATGgagatttctataaaatataaaagtccTTCTCACCTTCAAGAACACATGGAGCATTTCCAGCTAGAGCAGCTGGCTGGCgccaaagaaaaacacagcgAGAGCCAAAAACGTAGTTTAAATTAATgcgattttatttcattttaccCTGCCTTGCTTTTCTTTCGGGTAGTTACTGTGATTGGATttactttagcattttttttatctgcacaCGTTTCACGCGGGAAGTTTGTTGTGCTGCCTTCTACCAATATGCTTCACGTAATTCTCATCACCTTAGGTGAGAATAATGTCTTCGGTTACTGGTAGACATTACAGTTTGCCCTTGTTCCCAGCTGACTTTGCATGATGGCTGTCAGTTCATATGTATTTAAATGAGCTCctttgttttcaaagaaaatctgCTATTGTGGAGAGACAACTAAACTGACCACAATGCTAACTTCCTTCTTGCTCATTTATCCCAGGAGCAACAATTACATGAACACAgatgcgaaaaaaaaaaaaacagtctccATTATGCAAAATCAAAGCAAACAATTACTTCAGTATGAACAATAAAGActtctttttgctttgtattTGTTGCACGTAAAACGCTGTAAggataaatgtgaaattatgcCAAACTTAACAAGTTGTACAGATTCAAAAATTGCAATTCCTTTAGAGAActacaaaaaaaaggagaagggGTACAGAGTGAGCctttaaaaagagaaagcagCAACACATAAAAAGGTTGGATAATTAGGACAGAAAGAGTCTGAATGTTAAAGCTGCATGGTAGTGTCTGCGGGAACATTTTCTCCCTGGGAAACCAAAAACAGCATATCCAACTTTTGAGCTACGACAAAGCATCctgcctctttttcttcttcttcttctctctctctctctctctcgctcttttTGAACAATTGCATTCTGTAAATGCACACAGAGACAGCTGGGATTTAGTCAGCGGGGTAATTACAGGACGCCAGCCAGGCTGCAAACCAGCTTCGCCACTGAAGAGCTGATTGATTAAAAGAGATGACAATGACAGAACACAAAACGCTGAACCCCCAGCAATTTACCCCGGAAAGCACGAATGTCTCGACTTTTATGAGcaccacatttttattttgttttatttttgtagcaaatGTGAGGACATTGTGGAAGACGTGTGTCCGCAGACCTATTCAAAGACAGTTGAGAGATAAAATTCGCAACATTATTGGTGGATTTTACTGTGAATATTACTTTTATCATAGGCTAAAAGTAATATTCACAGTGGATTTTACTGTGAATATTACTTTTATCATAGGCTACAAAGCAGGACTGGTTAATTaagacttatttatttttaaacatggcTGTCTTTGTGGAACTTCTGCCATCTGTTGGTGGAAAATGTGGCATTATTAAATGTACATTCAGGAAACACCTTCTGCTAGCTTTGCTTTTTGATGAACTTTTATGATATTATAGCCATACTATGCTTCTGAAGATAAATGTTTCACAGACCCAGTATCGATTCCTTAGGGACAAAGTGGGTTCCATCACACTCACTTTCAAAGATGATGTTTAACAGTGCATCAAACAGTTTAAAGTGTGCACGTGTGTATAAGTAGGTCTGACTTTATTATTGTAGATGATGTTCATATTTCATACTAAAGGacaagggttttttttgtgtaaaattgcTTTATTCTTCCTTTTGTTCATCTCCTACCATTTGTAGCCCATTCCAATGTCCAAACTCCCCTTTGGTGCAAGATCCAATCAAATAATATGCAAATTTCCTCCACCGCTGTTCTTTGTGAAAGAGCACAAAGAACAACGTACAACGGCTGCTGTGGAATAGTCAAAGCAGAATTGAAATTGCTTCTAGCTGTTGCTGAATTTGACATGCTGGAAAACAGGATTTTCCAGCATTTGAATGTTTCCGACGTCGCCGATAGAATATCAGCAGCAATCAGGCGCATTTTCACCAGTAGgttgaaaatgtgcagcagtATCACTGTCTCGTGTTGAAAACATTGGATTATTCAAAAGCTCTGCGTCTCTCTGCCTTGTACCTGTGAGTCAAAGTGGTGGTTTGCATTTGGGTGCCAGCAAGTGGTTAACCTGTTGGTGGTTCCTCTGGATGGGTCAAATAGTTGCTTTACTGCAGCTTAAATCTGTTAAGGTCTAAGTCGGGGCCTCTAGTCCCTGACCCTTCAACTGGGGTGTCGATTATTGACCAGACGTCCAgagatgcatttgttttttttccttgactCAACAGTTTCCTGCTTGCATTTGGAGAAACAACTGAATATGTGACTCCGACTCCCCCTTCCCCTCCCTCAAACAGCGGAGATACGGCATTAAAAATAACGAGCCCTTCAGCTCTTTTGCAGCCAGTCAACAGATTGTTTTAGTCTGGCTCAGACTGCTCACTTTAACCGAGCAGAGATTTAacaggctttttctttttttactttaagattTAATAGTGTGAGAAAAATTCCCAGCTAAAGCAAATATGTCTCTAATAGCCCATGGAGAAGCAGTTAACCACAATCCCGTTGGTGTTGTCCGAAGGCGGGCGCTGTCGTTGGGTAATTTTGTGGGTCACAAACAGGGCAGGAAATTGACATTTTCCACTGACTGTATAAAGTGACTGGCCACATACAACCCCCTCCCTCCAATTTCACTTTGTAAGTTGTAACAGCCAGATgctttatgactttttttttttttttaacaatgctTTATTGGAAAAAGAACACTTGTTAGTTTCAATCTGGGACCTAGACCAGGATTGGCTCCATGGCCAGTAAAGGAATGTGGCTAATGGTtacaattttcattttccacCTTGGATGAATTCCCAAAGTGCAATGGCTGGTGTTTGAATAAACCTGCAGATACAAGATTAACTATGCGAAACGTAATTGATATTTAGGTACTTGTGCGCTTCAGTTGCACATGGTCTATTTTTTCTGGAGGCACATACCCAGTGATGTTGCCAAAGCACTGCAGCGTTATTGAAACCATTAATcgatctcttttttttttttttcattcacttttcttttttctttccacttgtCGATAGCACTGGTGCAGTTATTAGGTCAGTGCATTTTCCACATACAGCCTTTTCCACATGTGGGACGCTAACTGGAGTAGACTGACGGGATGATCAAGTAGCCTCTGGGCGAGCACAGATGTCCAGTGATTTAGCATTGTCCCAAAGTGAAAAAGTCACAACTCATGTCAtaggaaaatatataattttgagTGGAACAAAAGATGGTTCTCTCTCACACATGCTACTGTACCTTACACGCTTTAACTGCACTCACCTCAACACGCTGGGTGCTCGGAGCGACGGCGGGGGCTTATAAAATGTTGCTAACAGTTGGTAAATAAAGTGGAATTTGTTCATTTGACTATAGCACATGCAACAGATATAAATGTCATAAATTAGACCCAATAAATCCTTTTTTGCAAACACTAAGTTTGAATCTGCAgatcaggttaaaaaaaaaaaaacaaccaaactttgatgtcttttttttttctcttgactATATGAGCAAGCAAAAATCCAGCACAATTCACTGATGCTCAACTTTTCTCACAGCTCCTGGCCTCCTCCGCCTTTTCCTGCGTTCGCTCTGCTCTCTGACGAGCAAGatgcaaaataattttgtcaTCTTGGCTGCTGAATTGGGTCAACGTTTTTCCACAGTCGGCTGGACTAAGAATCTACGCCCGAGGCTGAAAAAAGATTCGCTCGCTGCTTCTGTCTGTGTGAAAGTATTCAGGCGGACAAATAAATCATCCATCTATTTGTGCCTGCAATCTAAAATCAGACTGATTGCACTGTGGTTCAAGTTGGCACTGACATTTTATGTAAGAGAACAGAAATGAGCCTTTCAGCAACTTATCGTGCCTCCAGAATCATCTGTATAcctcttgaatttttttcatgttgtgcACACATCGTATCCTCCCATTTGGATGTACTTTATTGGGGAACGACACAAATCAGCACATAGCTGGagtagaaggaaaacattttgattttatttcaagcaatACAGAATCAGAAAACTGTGGCAATACTGTGCTGAAGAGCATTTAACTGTAATTACAGCTAAAACTTTCATGGCTGTCAACATTTTGCCAAGTCttgtttgcaaaatagctcaagctcaggcAAAGTGGGTGGATTGTGTCTGTGAATAACAATGTTTATGAGAGCGTTAGTTGGATTCTGGCCTGGTCTGTGAACAGTTATGTCTTTGAACGTGACGTAAACCATTCATTGTAGCTCTGAATGGACATTATGCATTATTATCCAGCTGGAAGGCGAACCTCCAAACCAGTTTTGATTTCTTTAGCAGCCTATTTCAGACTTTCTTCAAGGTTGCcatgtttttaactttagtttactttccatcaactctgacatTTGTCAGGAAGAAAACCATCCCAACAGCATGAAATTGCCCCAACACATGTAATGTGCACCCACCACATTCAATCCTCATAtgatcatgttttttgtttgcagtgcctttttttttttttttttagaaattttgtGCTGGGAAAAAGTTTCAAGGTTAGGAATCCACTTGAAAtataacagttttgtttttttccccagatatGGTTATTTCTAAAttcccttttctgtttttgtttttttttttcaatcaaacgTGAACATGTGAAGGAACTAATTATGGCTAACGTGTCTCTCTGACAGACAGTTTAGCTTAAAGGCAGGTACTTCATCAAGCTGCGCTTTTAGCGTGATGACAGGCTGCGTGTCAGAACCAACCTCAACCTGAAACACCCCCTGCCCTAATGCACACCTCGTTATGATAAcgtgacattttaaaagctctaaaaaaaaaaaaacaggtccTTATAAGGTATTTCCAGATTGACGTACGAGAGATATTTCATCCGCAGTCAATAGAGCAATTCTGTAGGGTAATTAAACCACGTGACGCCGTAGTTGCTGCCCACTAATTGGGAAAAATGTGAGACAAGGGCTGTTTTATGTCGTGAGGGTGCGGAGCTTATGACAAAAGCAATACGGAAGACTCATCATGTGGCTGAAAATACGACTTCTGTCGCCATCTAGAGggcatttatatatatatatatctatatatatatatatatatatatatatatagatatatatatatgattttgAAACTGTCTATGTAATTGCtgattttaattaactttttagttttctgcttGGAAGCGGTTTAGTACATCGAAAAGCGAAATACCTTTGATATTCTTGTTTCTGTctcaaaggcaaaaataaaaaataaaaaaaataataatgtaaaagttTATTAAGACAAAATGCGTGGTATTTGGATACAGCGAGAGAAAAATCCCCATTTAGGTATTGACAAAAGACTGGAAAGAATTTATTACCTGGGTTTGACAATTGtactcaaaacaaaggaaaagaactcagggtttttttttccaaaactaaGTTGgtgataaatgaaaaatctcTTTTTGCCATGCGCTGTGCAGTATTTACTAGAGAGTTAACAGTACAGTTATGCAGATTATACTTTTCAtaacaaattcatattttactgtgGGCATTAAAACGCTACTGTACAAGGTACTTCATGTCAACGTAAGAAAACACTTgtaatttcacaaataaatgtatacagagttaaaagaaaaattatgaacggatttaattttaataacagCACAAAGGacaaatttgaacatttttacatagtAACGAGTTCATGTTTTGTCGGCCTCGTCTCGTCAGAGTAAACTATCAAACTGATGTTTTGTTAGGTTCATAACTCATGCTCATGTTCATCAACACAACACCACCGACGATaacagtagaaataaaatccaacagtTTCTGTATTTTGCTATCAAGTCTCACACTTCATGATTTCTCGGAGGCAGATGGTGGCGTAACAGGAGGAGTCTAGGTCAAAGTTCAAGCTGAGTGTGAGAGACCCCGGGTCCGATTCCTGCTTCTTTGCGCCGTGGCTGCAGGCTGCTCTGTGCAGCTGGTAGCTGAGGTTGTGTGGGatggccagcagggggcggtaGCAGCCCGGCAGGTTCAGTTTGAGGCTGCTGACTCTGAAGCGGCTTTCAGCCATCCCGTCTCCTGCCAGCCTCTCCTGGTACCAGGCTCTCATTGCATTTTCTGGATATTTGACAGAGTTCCCTGGCATTGGCAATAACACCTGAGAGGATGACAAAATATTGATGGTGTAATAAAGACAGCTTGATTATCGCATGCGTgcgtaaaagtaaaaagtttagCTCAGGAAACGACATACTTGTTCTAATGTGTAAACTCCCGCTTGCTCCTCTTCACGCGTCACCACGTGGATCTGAAGAGGCAAAAGGTCATAACAGCAAGAGAAGTATTTAAGACGAATCTATGAAAGGGTTGAAAAACCTCCAATGTcgtcatttgttttgtgttttatttgcagaaaacaaCTTATAACGTCTGACATAAAGAGAGTCAGATAGAAGGAACACTTGATCAGCTGAAAGCAGTTAAGGTTCAAGGAAGTCTTTTACTGTTGGGAATTAATGAGAGATCTTTCAAAACGTCCGTTTAAGTTGTTGTTTCTGCGCAATTTCTGATCTTACTTGGGGAGAAATGATCTCTCCGGCGTCCTCGGTTCTGTTTTGTCCTGTTTGCGTCCACACCAGGTCTCCTTGTCTGACACCGAGACCCATCGCGGAGAGCCTGTGTGCCGCCGCGTCGTTCCACACCCTGATGACCACAAACATGGAACTGCTGAACACCACCACAAGGATTCCCGCGTTTCGGAGTTGTAGTTTTGCCTGAAGCTAACCTGCTACAGTAGGCGTGAGGATAGAAAACCCTTATGCTGTGCGGCAGGCTGAGCCACGCCTGGACACAACCATCTGGGCCGGTACCGTAGCGATTCAGGGCGCGGAGCATCAGCCTCTCCCTGGGCTTGGACAGCGGCATGAGTGCCAAAGATTCCTTAGGGTTATCTGTTTGAAGGAAGTGTCTCTTTGCGAGGCTGTGAGGATCATCACTGTCCTCTGGAGAGAAGAACAGACGTACAGCGCTGACCtgaaataaaaggaagaaaatgcaaaaaagtagttagggattttttaaaattattatttgttctgCCACAGATGACTGTGATGTGGAACTACTGAGGACCCCTTTGTCCTCAGGGGTTTAAAATCCGACTATTCGCTCATTTGTCTCTGCTCTTTTTCACATGCATGTGGCCACTTTTTGTTCTGTACTTTGCTTGCAGGTTACAACACTTACACATACATTCTGCACTCATGACGAGCAGTAATatgtaaagacaaaaaaaaccccatgaaatatatatgtacagtaatAATGAAGTCGTATTTTGTTTCCTGTAATGGtgtaatgaaaatgaaaagaataattaaaatacaagaaGAAACAGAACTGATAATAAAGAGATGATAATGACAACATGAAAAGTaatacaaatgacaaaaaacaaattaaaattaatacaaTACCAACACTAAATATAAACTCTGATatacagtttgttttaatggaCCGATGTATAGTCACGGATCATTTTCACTAAAGTGTCTTACCATATCCTCTTTCAGCAGAGCCAATCCTACTCGATCTGACAAGACGCTTTGTCCGCTTCCAAACCGCTGTGGCCCATAGTAGTTGACAAAACCTCTCCTCTGCAGAGAGAcgcaataaaaatgaatatggCAGTAGCAAGTGTAGCCGCCTATGACAGCTGGCTGCTCTAGTACGTAACATGAAAACGGGTTTTTAGCATCGCAAATTTTCCccagacatacagtacagaccaaaagtttggacacaccttctaattaaaatgggttttctttattttcatgactatttataaggcaagaaatcccacttattaacctgacagggcaggttgacctatgaagtgaaaaccatttcaggtgacgacctcttgaagctcatcaagaaaatgcagagtgtgtgcaaagcagtaatcacagcaaaaggttgctactttgaagaaactagaatataagagGTATTCTCagttgttttgcacttttttgtttagtgcatatttccacatgtgttattcatagttttgatgccttcagtgtgaatctacaatgtcaatagtcatgaaaataaaggaaactcattgaattaaaaggtgtgtccaaacttttggtctgtactgtaacttcaaaaacattttgaacattttatttgaaaaggttttgttgaTCATACTTCTTACTTTGCAACAGTGTTTGCTTTTACTCATAAAACCGCCCCAACATACTCTTTGTACAATACACTTGTGTAAACAATAGCAAGATTTAAGCTAAAAGACCTTCACGTTCTCCACGGCTTCCTTCACGAGAGCCGCCAGGCGAGTGTCCCCGTCAGCGCCAGAGAGGTGTCCGTCGGAGGCTCCGTGTGGTCTGAGTTTGCGGACCACCAGGTCAAAGTGGTTCCCCCGCAGCCGTCCCAGCTTCAGGGGCTCGTTGACCGAGCGGATCTGAGAGAGACGCATCCCTCTCTTCTCAAATTCTGCTACTTTCTCTTTCAAcctagagggaaaaaaaaacaattacatatGAAGCAGCCGACACAGAAAGATGTTCCAGTAGTCTCTTGATTTGTAGAGGCGACACTGCAGTACCGTTGTGGCGAGACCTTCTTGACCACCATGGACTGGTAGGTGACGGCTCTTTTGTCCTTGATGCCGGCGTAGGTGAAGTCTGACGGCAGGACCCCGAGAGTAGCTGCCATGTAGCTGATGGCTTCCAGTGTCTCCAGGTTCTCCTTACACAGGGTGAAAGCTGTGTGGCATATTAGTGGAATATTTCAACCAACTACCGATATGCTGGAGCAATACTCTATGCTTCGTAGACTTAAAATACGGCATGCAGCTTCTCAATGTGAAAGATTCCACAGCCCCGTGTTAAAGCGTGTTTTCAGAGGCACTGTGGCGCAAGGGTGAATAAAGCAAGCTCAAATTAAGAATAATCCCGACCTCGACGCTGATGACAATGTGTAGATGAGGCCCAAAAGCTGGACCTTACCAGTATAAATGTCTTCTTCCTTGCGTTCTTCCGCTGTCCTCTTCTTCGGCTTGCCGTGCTCTCTCAGTCTCACCGAGATCGACGTCCTTCCTTGGCTGCAGAAGCTTTTCGTCTCCACCAGTTTCCCGAACCTCCTGTTCAGAAAGTGGTGCACTGCAGTCCTGTGCTCCTTGCTGTCGTCCGGCCCAAAAGTGTAAGACGACCCCCGCACCTTGGCATCGATGAACCTGAAGAAGTCCTCCGCTTCCTCTTCTCTGACCAGTCGGGCCAGCTCCCTGTAGTCGGGGTCTTCCCTCACCCTGATCTCGGGCTGGATGGTGACGGTCAAGAGGAAGGGGAAGCGGTGCCGGACGGCTCGGTGGACGTTGGCTCTCTGGTGTTTGTCGGAGAAGGAGCCCAGAGAGAGCTCAGGACCGGACGGCCGTTTTTCTCTTAGGGTCATCACAAACTGCTCCAGATCTTCACTCACAGATGGGCCTAAAATAACATCTAAATCAAAGCTTCCCAAAGCAGGAAGTGGGGTGTCTGAACCCGCCCCCCAGTCTGATGAGACGTCAGCGTCTTGCGAGCCAGAACAGTAAAGATTCTCCTTTAACTCTGTGTTTGCCTGGTTTTCCTCTGAGGAGGTGCAGCCGGCTGTCTGCACGGCTTGTGCTGTTTTGACCTTCTGTCCATTAATGTCGATCTCGGTGACAACAAAGTCCTCAATGAAGGTTTTGATGCTTCCAACGAAGCCTTCATGTTTTGAGATGAAGTATGCAGGAACATTTACAGGCTCATCGCCCTTCATTGTcaccttaaaaacaacaacaacaacaacacacatttAGTTATTGATCATAAAACAACTATCAGGATTATAACACAGAAATTACTTTTATACTCAAAAATTCATTGCACAATTCATATGAAAagagcttttttaaaaagcacaaaaatattcaagatcaaaaatatttgtttttttgcttttagtgACTGTGCTATTTCTAATAACTTGATAGACCAATCGGACAAAATTGCATTGATAAGCATCATAAATTGCGGTACACTTAACATCTAGAATTATCTTAACAAAGAAATCAGACCTACCTTTACTGGTGACTCCGTCATTCCCTAAAAACAAAGGACTGTGCAGCTTATCTGACCCTCTTcaaattaaactgtaaatgtatcatgactttatttaaatcattCCACTATTTGTTTACGGAACGGTGCCGCAAGCACCGTGTAAACCAGCAGTTTGTAAACACGGCCACGCCGTGACACAATCCAGGTCTACTTCCGTACCACGTGACAGTCATGTGACGTTTCTTAAAGGGAGAGTGTTTgcgttatttatttatttcatataaacGATGACGGcaaaacacatacacacgccAAATATGCGCTGTAAGAcaaccaggtttttttttttaatgaaataaaaagatttttataacTTTACACTAAATCTGTGACGTATTGACTGCAACTTAAAAGGCAAtgggttgcttttttttcaccAACTTTTATTGTGGTTCGTCATTTTGACTGATTccgtaatattttttattttaaaccgaCAAAGAAAGATTTTCCAGTATTTTCCGTTTTTTACACCGTTCATTTTTACATTGACTGCGTTTAATTTTTATGTGGTTTAATTCATATTACAACTTAAAACAGAGAATCATATCCCACATTAATCAAGCtcaactttttttctgcagtagtaagaaaaaacaaacaaaaaaaacactgacagaaCAATGACATTAAACGACTCCACTTAAATTAGGAAAGCTTCACCTGCTGAGGTCTGAACGCACAGTGTCACAACTTCCTCTTGGTTCTCATCTGGAGGAAAAATCTGCGCTAAAGTTTAGATCAGACCCCCAAAAAAAATCCGACCCGGACCGAGTCCATGGGCATTGTGTTTGAGcctaattattttgattttaattttaaattagatGAAATGACAACACCGGGAAGGATAAGGGTTAACAAAATCAGCTCAACAGTGGATTGTTCCACTGTCGCGTCTCCAGTTCAGTCTGGTGTCCAGGTGAACACTGAGGCATTTATACTGCTCAACCAGTTCTTCTAACATGATGGAAAGTGTTTGAAATAGCAATcatcttctttgttttgttcacattcaagATAAGATGATTGTTCCCCCACCGTGACACAAAGTGGCCCACAAGCTCTCGGTAACTCAGCTTCTTGTTCATCTCTGATGCACCCGACTGCAGAgtcatctgagtatttctgtagatgacgGGACTTTTAACTTCTGCTGGATGTCTGAAGTGTATGGAGTGAAAAGAAACAATGAGAGCAGTCCCCTGTGATGCAGACCGCTTGGTTAGACACACAATCCTTCAGTCTCACTAATGGGAAAAAAGGTTTCACATGCTCTAAATCGTGTCGTGTTAAAAGCAAACACCTaatacaccttttttttttttttttacaaactattgCGAAACATGCAAACAATTTAGTGAAATACAAGGAGATCTAAAATGAATTCCATAAATGTCATTGCACACATCATGTTTGGCAAAGGATTGGCATTGCACAGCCCCCAAAACACAATCACAGCAGTGACGCGTTCAGGTGGCTACATCATGGAGTGAGAATGTCTTTTACCACGAGGCACTGGCAAGCTTCACATAATTTAAAGGAAGGATCATTGGAGAAGTTTAGAGTGTTTCACAATGGGAATCAGAAGAGGAAATAGTTATCATAAAACAATGCcaaagaaacttttaaatggCTTCAGAAAGCAACCGCTGACCAGATGTTGCAGAGTAAAATACTACGTCCTcaatatattacattttgtcagcaTTGTTAGTTTAACTCAAATTATTCAAGTTATCCAAAGCACAGAATGCATAAGGGAACATTAGGGCAGCTGGAAGAGCTTCAAACACCAATAGAAGTCCCATTCGCTCTGTCCACATTGTATTCCACGACACACAATTCCTtcaagagaaaaacataaaaaatgtatgcCAAGATCTTGTTGACGCTTCAGTAAATGAAGCGGCGTGAGTCACGAAGACAACAGTGGCGTCTTTTTGTGCCGTGGTCGAAAACATCCATCTTCCCGGATGTTCGCCATCTGTTTGAGTTCCAGAGAAATCTTTGTCCCAAATGGGGGAGAATATTTTGCAATAACGAAACACAATGACTTCCTTTCAAGTCTCCTCCCTTTGGGCCCAGCCTTCTATTTCTCCAACGAGAACAAGCTGTCCGAGTGGAAGTTGAGCTCATTCCAAGCTCTCTTTTGGGAGGAGAAGGTTGCAAAAGGAAGATGGGGAAAGTCAACGTTTTGCTGAAACGGAGTTATGTCTGCACGATAAGTGTGATAGCGGTAAGTCTTGTCTATTTACtaacaatttattttcctttgctgACAAAATTTACTGTAAGACCCAGTGGAGATTTCAGTAccttttattgtattatttggATTTTCAATTTACTTGGATTGTCTTATGTATGCAGCAGGCATATCTTTTTATCGGATACtgaaatttgtttgatgatctaaaacacttaaaagtgacaaaaatgctgaaacagaagaaatgaatgcgaagatttaaaataaatcacgtCTCCCAACACAATTCGTTCCAATTctttgtgtgttgtgtgtgtgtgtgtgtgtgtgtgtgtgtgtgtgcgtgtgcgtgtgtgtgtgttttgttgttgttatagaTAACCGCTG encodes the following:
- the pus7l gene encoding pseudouridylate synthase 7 homolog-like protein, which encodes MTESPVKVTMKGDEPVNVPAYFISKHEGFVGSIKTFIEDFVVTEIDINGQKVKTAQAVQTAGCTSSEENQANTELKENLYCSGSQDADVSSDWGAGSDTPLPALGSFDLDVILGPSVSEDLEQFVMTLREKRPSGPELSLGSFSDKHQRANVHRAVRHRFPFLLTVTIQPEIRVREDPDYRELARLVREEEAEDFFRFIDAKVRGSSYTFGPDDSKEHRTAVHHFLNRRFGKLVETKSFCSQGRTSISVRLREHGKPKKRTAEERKEEDIYTAFTLCKENLETLEAISYMAATLGVLPSDFTYAGIKDKRAVTYQSMVVKKVSPQRLKEKVAEFEKRGMRLSQIRSVNEPLKLGRLRGNHFDLVVRKLRPHGASDGHLSGADGDTRLAALVKEAVENVKRRGFVNYYGPQRFGSGQSVLSDRVGLALLKEDMVSAVRLFFSPEDSDDPHSLAKRHFLQTDNPKESLALMPLSKPRERLMLRALNRYGTGPDGCVQAWLSLPHSIRVFYPHAYCSRVWNDAAAHRLSAMGLGVRQGDLVWTQTGQNRTEDAGEIISPQIHVVTREEEQAGVYTLEQVLLPMPGNSVKYPENAMRAWYQERLAGDGMAESRFRVSSLKLNLPGCYRPLLAIPHNLSYQLHRAACSHGAKKQESDPGSLTLSLNFDLDSSCYATICLREIMKCET